A stretch of the Mycobacteroides immunogenum genome encodes the following:
- a CDS encoding tyrosine-type recombinase/integrase, translated as MPLRSGVYQAETRFRDKDGTTRKVRANGATEAKAKAALREKILNRKRAGTADELTVESPLSALVAKWLETLEPKRRSVTDTRAGSLADDTVDTYIDVARKVLIPGIGAVRLREMSTQRADGYLSGVVARKRHVRTVLMQSCALGVRWGLMEYNPVRETETPPRSPSDKRTLTPEDVRELMTRTQSWQARKPGKGGPQRGVDMVEIVALLMATGERTGEILAVQWADIEHLDDETQPVAVTIAGTIDKKGQRQPLPKSEHGYRRLLLPEYGRQALLAQRGRGLPFELVFPSRNGTARWKNNVNRSWREIRGDDYSWVTPRTFRKTAGTAIEREFGAEAAAAQLGHSSPDITRKHYIDRAISAPDNTAALDAFNPFAPNKRPSKPNLRVVGEN; from the coding sequence ATGCCCCTCCGTTCCGGTGTGTACCAAGCCGAAACTCGGTTCCGAGACAAAGACGGGACGACCCGAAAAGTCCGTGCCAATGGCGCGACGGAGGCGAAAGCCAAAGCGGCACTTCGGGAGAAGATTCTCAACCGCAAGCGCGCTGGTACCGCCGACGAGCTGACCGTCGAGTCCCCGCTGAGTGCCCTTGTGGCGAAGTGGCTGGAGACCCTGGAGCCGAAACGGCGCAGCGTCACGGACACACGCGCAGGAAGTCTCGCTGACGACACCGTGGACACTTACATAGACGTGGCGCGGAAGGTGCTCATCCCCGGTATTGGTGCTGTTCGTCTTCGTGAGATGAGCACCCAACGCGCAGACGGGTATTTGTCCGGGGTCGTTGCTCGCAAGCGGCACGTGCGGACAGTGCTGATGCAGTCCTGTGCTCTCGGCGTCCGTTGGGGGCTCATGGAGTACAACCCAGTTCGCGAGACGGAGACGCCGCCACGTTCGCCGTCCGACAAGCGCACGCTCACTCCGGAAGACGTGCGGGAGCTGATGACACGCACCCAGTCATGGCAGGCACGCAAACCCGGCAAGGGCGGGCCGCAGCGCGGCGTGGACATGGTGGAGATCGTCGCCCTGCTCATGGCGACCGGCGAGCGCACCGGGGAGATTCTGGCCGTCCAGTGGGCCGACATCGAACACCTGGACGACGAGACGCAACCAGTAGCGGTGACCATCGCAGGAACTATCGATAAGAAGGGCCAACGCCAACCGCTACCGAAGTCCGAACACGGCTACCGCCGCCTGCTCCTCCCCGAATACGGGCGGCAGGCACTCCTCGCCCAGCGCGGGCGGGGTCTGCCGTTCGAGTTGGTGTTCCCGAGTCGCAATGGCACCGCGCGGTGGAAGAACAACGTCAACCGGAGCTGGCGCGAGATCAGAGGCGACGACTACTCCTGGGTCACACCACGCACCTTCCGCAAGACGGCTGGCACGGCCATCGAGCGTGAGTTCGGGGCCGAAGCCGCCGCCGCCCAGCTCGGTCATTCCTCACCGGACATCACCCGCAAGCACTACATCGACCGCGCTATTTCCGCCCCGGACAACACCGCCGCCCTGGACGCCTTCAATCCATTTGCGCCCAATAAGCGCCCATCCAAGCCGAATTTGAGAGTGGTGGGCGAGAACTAA
- the hisC gene encoding histidinol-phosphate transaminase, with translation MPARLRPELTELPAYTPGRSVPGAIKLASNETVQGPLPSVRAAIDDATSLINRYPDNGYAELRSHLAKHVDMPPEHIAVGCGSVSLCQQLVQITATVGDEVLFGWRSFETYPLVVRVAGATPVQVPLVQHTYDLDAMAAAVTDLTRLIFVCNPNNPTGTVVRPAELRKFIESVPPHILIAIDEAYIEYVREDFTDSLALAREHANVIVLRTFSKAYGLAGLRVGYAVGDPDVITTLGKVYVPFSASSLAQAAAVASLGAAEELLTRTNDVVAERSRVTDALRTAGYDVPPSQANFVWLPLGERSTEFAQASAEARIIVRPFGVDGVRVTIGAPDENDAFLRFARAWR, from the coding sequence GTGCCCGCACGACTTCGCCCCGAGCTGACCGAACTACCGGCCTACACACCGGGCCGCAGTGTCCCCGGCGCCATCAAACTCGCTAGTAACGAGACCGTGCAGGGACCGCTGCCGAGCGTGCGCGCCGCCATCGACGACGCCACCTCGCTGATCAACCGATACCCCGACAACGGGTACGCCGAGCTGCGCTCGCACCTGGCCAAGCACGTGGACATGCCGCCCGAGCACATCGCGGTGGGGTGTGGATCGGTGAGCCTGTGCCAGCAGCTGGTCCAGATCACCGCGACGGTGGGCGACGAGGTGCTGTTCGGCTGGCGTTCCTTTGAGACCTACCCCTTGGTGGTGCGGGTCGCCGGCGCCACCCCGGTCCAGGTGCCACTGGTCCAGCACACCTACGACCTGGATGCCATGGCGGCCGCGGTGACCGATCTCACCCGGCTGATCTTCGTGTGCAACCCGAACAATCCCACCGGCACCGTGGTACGTCCTGCCGAGTTGCGCAAGTTCATCGAGTCGGTACCGCCCCACATCCTCATCGCGATCGACGAGGCCTATATCGAGTATGTCCGCGAAGACTTCACCGACAGCCTTGCGCTGGCGCGCGAACACGCCAATGTGATTGTGTTACGCACCTTCTCGAAGGCGTACGGCCTTGCCGGACTACGTGTCGGCTACGCGGTGGGCGATCCTGACGTGATCACCACCCTGGGCAAGGTGTATGTGCCGTTCAGCGCGTCGAGTCTCGCACAGGCGGCCGCGGTAGCCTCTCTGGGCGCGGCAGAGGAACTACTTACCCGCACCAACGACGTTGTCGCCGAACGTTCCCGGGTAACCGACGCGCTGCGTACGGCTGGGTACGACGTCCCGCCGTCGCAAGCCAACTTCGTGTGGTTACCGCTGGGTGAGCGCTCCACCGAATTCGCCCAGGCCTCCGCCGAGGCGCGAATCATCGTGCGCCCCTTTGGAGTCGATGGCGTCCGGGTCACCATCGGGGCTCCGGACGAGAATGACGCCTTCCTGAGGTTCGCGCGCGCCTGGCGTTAG